In Oscillatoria acuminata PCC 6304, a single window of DNA contains:
- a CDS encoding J domain-containing protein — protein MSLNIKQGLFQFDFEDHHAILGVPLDADFNTIRKRYMLIARRLHPDSSKVESAADKKLATQILSKLANPAYSKLTNESHRAEHGVLLGMMGKRLVQEKDKVKLKSEAAQQLLKSQNLETDYHESVAKLGKQSYETLSQTLETIGQISELNLVYLQRKESQGETVGKPASDKKAGKAGSGKKKAEESKTEQPAAAEATADAEKSAPSKIENYCRRAENFIAGGDYDGAVNELKEGLKIQPKNSRAHGLLGQAYLKKNQNTLAKVHINQALKLNPQEESALEAQKGLQKQMQKAAKEKNKKSPLAAFFGSLLGEKKKK, from the coding sequence ATGTCTTTAAACATCAAGCAAGGCTTATTTCAATTTGATTTCGAGGACCACCATGCCATCTTGGGGGTGCCACTGGATGCGGATTTTAATACAATCCGCAAGCGTTATATGCTCATTGCAAGACGACTGCATCCAGACAGTTCTAAGGTAGAAAGTGCGGCGGATAAAAAACTCGCCACTCAGATTTTGTCAAAATTGGCCAATCCGGCTTACAGCAAACTCACCAATGAAAGCCATCGTGCGGAACATGGGGTGTTGCTGGGGATGATGGGCAAACGATTGGTGCAAGAAAAGGACAAAGTTAAACTCAAAAGTGAAGCGGCTCAACAGTTATTAAAATCCCAAAATCTGGAAACGGACTATCACGAATCCGTCGCCAAATTGGGTAAACAATCCTATGAAACCCTGAGTCAAACCCTGGAAACAATTGGACAAATTAGCGAGCTAAATTTGGTTTATTTGCAACGCAAAGAAAGCCAAGGGGAAACCGTGGGCAAGCCTGCTTCTGATAAAAAAGCGGGCAAAGCAGGTTCAGGGAAAAAGAAAGCCGAAGAGAGTAAAACTGAACAACCTGCGGCAGCAGAAGCAACGGCAGATGCTGAAAAATCCGCTCCCTCAAAAATTGAAAACTATTGCCGTCGGGCAGAAAATTTCATCGCTGGGGGAGATTACGATGGGGCAGTCAATGAGTTAAAAGAAGGGTTGAAAATTCAACCTAAAAATAGTCGTGCTCATGGATTGCTCGGCCAAGCGTATCTGAAGAAAAATCAGAACACCCTGGCTAAAGTCCATATCAATCAAGCTTTGAAGTTGAATCCCCAAGAAGAATCAGCTTTAGAGGCGCAAAAAGGACTGCAAAAGCAGATGCAAAAAGCCGCGAAAGAGAAAAACAAAAAATCTCCCTTAGCGGCTTTCTTCGGTAGTTTGTTGGGTGAGAAAAAGAAAAAATGA